Genomic window (Candidatus Fokinia cryptica):
TACGGACTATATATACACTACTTAATATAAAATACCAATATATCTAATAAGAAAATACGCATAATTCATAAGAAGTATAAAGCTTAGATTACTGCTTCTAATTATAAGATCATTCTTTTAAATACTTTTTCCACTTTTCTTTGGTGTTACAAGAGCGTTTTGCGATTCTTTCAATGCAACTTTCATTTCTGTATCGACACGAGTTACGTTTTTCAAATTACTTGTTATCTTCTTAAAATCTTCATTAGATATTGCTACTTTCAGATTTTCACTTTTTTGAGCTCCAAAAGTCTTAGAAGCAACAGAATCTCCTAACTGCTCGAATTCTGGAATTGGTAAAGAAAAACCTTTTACTTCAACATTAGAACTTGTTATGTTAGGAAGCATAGGAGATTTAGATTTATGAGTTACCTTAGATATTGCTTTTTTAACGAGTGCGGTAACGCCTACTGTAAAAGCACTTATTATCAAAACATGTGGTATAACTTTCATAGGAGCAATAAGTTTTGATAATGCACGAGTTCCGAAAAATAAAGCAGCACCTGTTGCTGCAGCTGCAGCTGCAGCTGTCACATATTTTAGAGCAAAAGCTTTCTTACGTGTATTGGTATTGCTATCATAATTAATTGCATAAGGCTCCTTTCCCTGAGGAGATGTTATATCTTTACGTATTTCTACAGCAGTTGCACATCTTGCCGTTTGTTCTGGATCGTTAATTTGTAGTAACATAGCGATTTTGGGTACAGTAGAAGGCTTTATATCAGCAGAATTGAGAGTTATTTGGATTCCATCCTCTCCTCTAATCTTTTTTTGTAAATCTTCATATAATTGCGTTATGGGAGGTTCTTTACTTATAGCTTCTAATGCACTACTTTTCCCCAAAGCTGTACTCATATCTATATAATTAAGAGGACTAGTACGTACAGATTCTTTACATTCTCTGGCATTAGTATTAATAGCATCATAAAATTCTGCTAACGTATTACTTTCCAGTAGCTTTTTGCCTTCTTCGGTATTTGGGATTGTAGCAAGTACTTTATTCAATAGCATATGAGAATGATATGCCAGCATACCATTAATAATAGCCGTTCTAGAATCATTACCAGGAAGTGGTTGAACGGTATTGTATTCGTTCATTATTTCTTCAATTCCTTTATTGAAAGCTTCTAAAACATTACCGTTCTCTCCTTTAGCACTTTCATTATCAAAAGAAAAGGAAATTTTCTTTTCAATATCTTCAAATTTCTTTTTTATTGACGTCATTTCCGGCGCCGTCACATTCGTAGCAGCTTTATTTGTTTGCATATCAATCATCAATTAGATATTTCAATATTTAATTTTAACTTCTTTTGAATGAAATTACAATATAATACTATATTAGTAATATTAAATTATCTATTAATTGCTATAAGGTAATTCTGTACTCTGTTTATTATTTCATTTCTTTCTAAAAAAGAAGCTATCAATTTTACATCCGGTCCGTGACTTTCTCCAAACATTAAACTTCTTCTGATACATTGCATTAAAGCTCCTTTTTGCATTCCTAAAGATACAGCTATAGCAAATAATGATTCAAGTATCGTTTTTATTTCATTCAACGAAATCTGTTCACTACTATCGTCCTGTAAGAGTACTAAAAATTCTTGCAATATAGTACTATCACCTAAATTATCACCATTTTCAGTAGAATGGATGACAATGTCTTTATTAGAAGGTAGTATGTATCTTTCAACAAATAATACTAATTCTTCGAGGGTACAAAATCTATCTATTAATTCTCTACAATTAATTACTAACTTCAATTTACTAATGTATACCTCATTATTAATGAGGATGCTCTTCGTATCATGAATACGTAACATCTCAATACAAGAATTGAATAAATATTCTGAAGACGAATTTCTAATGTAATGAAGATTTATATTACGCAATTTAGCTATATCAAAGCGAGATGGAGATTTAGAAATCTCATCTATGGAAAATTTTGATAAAAGTACGGAAATATCTGCTATCTCCGTAGTACCGTCTCCTCCCCACCCTAATCTTATCAGATAATTTCGTAAGGTCTCAGGGAGATACCCCATTTTTTTATACTCCTCGACTGATACTGCTCCTTTTCTTTTGGATAGCTTTTGTCCATCCATATCATGAATTAAAGGAATATGAGTATACTTTGGCACATCCCATTTCATCCCATTATATATAAGTATTTGACGGAACGTATTAGAAATATGATCATCCCCCCTGATGATATGATTTATCTCCATATCGTGATCATCTACTACAACGGCAAGCATGTATGTTGGGGTACCATCAGATCTAAGCAATATCATATCATCTAACTCGCTACGAGCTACAGTAAGTTTCCCTCTCACTGAATCAATAAAAGATACGTGCTCAGCATTATTATCAATACAACCGGATACTCTCAGTCTTATTACTGGATTGCGCCCTTCTATAGGCGGTGGTGGTACGGCTACGCTCCATGGACTAATAAGTTTTTTTGTAGGATGTAGTTGATGGAAATTATCTATCTCCTCTTTTGACATATAACAGTAATACGCTGCTCCGTTTTCTACAAGAGAATAAGCAACTTCTTGATGTCGTACTTTATTAAGAGACTGAAAAACAGTTTTATCATCCCAAGTTATACCAAGCCATGACATGCTATCTAGTATAGAATCAACCGCATCTTCCTTTGTTCTCTGAGAGTCTGTATCCTCTATTCTTAACAGGAATTTCCCTCCATTTTTCCTAGAAGTAATCCAATTAAAAAGTGCAGTCCGAGCTGAACCTATATGTAAATATCCACTAGGAGAAGGTGCAAAACGAGTAATTATCATGACCAAAATTCTAATCCTAAATTTTCATAGATTGCTCTTGCAAATGGAAAGGTGGAACCAATTAACTCAGCTTTGGAGATAAAAAATAATATAAATATATTTATCAGTAAAAATAATACTAAAAAGCAACATATGATATTAAAAATTACTTTTTTTGTTCTTAAGTAATTTTCTCCTTCAACATACCCAGCATTTTCAACTGAGTGTATTGTATCATACTGGCCAATAAGTTCTGGAATAAGATCAGAAGCTTCAGCAAGCCATTCATGTTCGCATATACTGCATCGTACGAATCTTGGATGATCCGTCAATAAAGCCCCCTCCGGCATTCTGAATACTGCACCGCAGTTGTCGCAGCGTATGTTGCTCATTTTTTATAAACGAATACATCGTTAGTCGATGCTATTTTAATAAAACACATCGCCAATAAATGAGATTGTATAAAGCTTATAATAAAACTTCAACTATACTCAAAAAAGCACTCCATATTAGTAGATTTTAAAATTTTTCGTACTCATATCTTATATCAAAAAAAACTTATTCGTCCCTTTATTTCAGTTAGAGAGATAATGACAAATATTTCATATACCATTTCATACTTGTGATTGACATTAACAAAGCTATTGAGTACGTTTGGAGCGTAGACCCCTTCGTCTAGCGGTTAGGACACCACCCTTTCACGGTGGTAACGCGGGTTCGATTCCCGCAGGGGTCACCACTTTTAGTTGGTGTATTTCGTCATCAATACCTCATTATTACTCCTCCAAAAGTCATTCCTGCCCCAGCTGACAGTAGCATGACTAAGTCTCCTCTTTGGAGTTTTCCACTATTTATAGCATCTTCTAGTGCTAAAGGTATGGAAGATGCGGAAGTATTTGCGTGTTTTTCTATAGTAGTTATAAATTTATCGATACTAACTCCTAAAATATCTGCAACATTATTTATAATTCTTATATTAGCCTGATGTGGTATAAACCAATTTATGTCCGTTAATGCTATCGAGTTTTTTTCTATTAGGGAAGTTGCCATCTGCACCATCCCACTTATAGCTTTTTTAAAAACCTCTTTTCCATTCATACGTAACTTCCCATTCCCTAAAGGAGTTTCTACAAACAAAGAACCAACTTCGTTTGTATTAGCAATAATATTAGTACCTATAATACCTGCATTCTCACTGATATGCGAGAAATCAGCTATATTATCTGATAATAATACTGCAGAAGCACCATCTCCAAACAATATACATGTATTCCTATCACTCCAATCTACAAGTCTTGACATTATATCAGCTCCTATAAGAAGTGCTCTAAAAGGAGATGTAGAAGAACGTCTATGAAGCATATGCAATCCATTTATTACATGCATACCATACGTAAAGCCTGAACATGCCGCTTGCAGATCGAAGCTAAAGCATTTACCATTCTGGATTCCAAGCTTATTTTGAAGCATATTGGCAGTAGATGGAAATGATGAATCTTGAGTTGTAGTTGCCACTACTATGCAATTTATATCGTTAGGAGATATTGACGTAACTCCTTCAAAAAGTTTTTTACATGCATTATACGACATTAATGTCGTAGTTTCATCTTCTCCATTTGCTATATATCTCTGAGCTATCCCCGTTCTACTCTTAATCCATTCATCACTTGAATCTATATTTGCTATAATATCTGCATTAGTAACACATCTTGTAGGAAGATACGAAGATACGTTTAATATAGAGAGAAACATGCTTTTTTTGGTGATATACTATACTAATTTGCTATGAATCTTATCATAGACGTCTCATAATAACTATATTAATCAAATTCTGGTTCTGTTCTCACTTTTATACCAGAAGTTCTCTCAAGCATTGTATTTTCCTCCTTAAGCTTTATTAATTCTAAACAAGTAACTACTCCTTCCCTGCTATAAGTTATTGCTTCTTTCTCAGTCATTTTAGGTTCAATTACTATTATTCCAATTGGCATATTCTGAATTGTTGCGAAGTTGGTAATACTGCTGATCAAATTACATATGGTTGAATACTTATCAAAAACTGAGGGAAATAGTATAACGTCTCCTACTACAACTATTGCTCCCAATAATTCTCTGGATTCGAACAATATATTCATAAAGATAGAAGCTTCGAATATTCTACTTTTCAAAGTATATACTTCAGGCTCTACTTGATTCGTAGCTAATATTTCTTGGACAGTACTAATAGAACGTACTAGAAGTTTACTTTCTTCTCCTAGAACTAACATTAAGACTCTGTTTGTATACATCAAAATATCAATGTTCATTGCAATGCAATTCACTTTAGCGTTACTATATTCATAGTAAAGATATATTATCTCCTTTACTTGGAATAAAATTTTGTATATCTGAAAATCTCGTCCTGTTTTTCGAAAATGAATTCTGTTATAATAGCGTAAAAACATATAAGAGAGTTATAAAAACTGTGTTCAGTTACACATCTAGGATGCATTTTAATTGAAAAAGGATATTGTTAATGGAATGAAATTTCGTTTTGCCTCACATAATACCACCACTATGATGTGTACAATAGATCATGCGGTGAGGTATTTACATGCAGCTGCAAAAAATAAAGAAACTGTATTATTCATTTATGGAGAGACTTGTAGCGGTAAATCTGATTTCGCTATGAAACTTGCTAACATATTTCCTGCATGTATTATTAATGGTGATTCTACTCAAGTATACCAAGAAGTAGATGTTCTTACAGATCAGCCATTAAATAGTACTAAAAATATAAAACCACATTATCTATACGGATTTTATGATGTATTAAGTAAAAAACGTTTTTGTGTAGCTGACTGGTTTTATATGGCATTAGAAGAAATATCACATGCTAGTGAAAACAATATAACTCCGATAGTTGTAGGAGGCACTGGTCTTTATATGTACGTTCTTTTTCATGGTTTACTATCAAAAGATGGAGAAGTGAAGAAAATAATTCATAAAGGACTAAAAGATTGTTATAAAAAAGTTATATGTGTATGGTTACATCCTGATAGAAGATTTTTGTACGAAAAGATAAATTATAGAACAAGTAATATCTTGCATAATGGTGCTATCAAAGAAGTAGAAAATATTATGGAAAAAGCTCATAAAATTCATTTTCCACTAGAAGATATACCACGTATCATAGGCTTACATGATGTAATGCAGCATATTAAAGGCGATTTACCGTATCCACAACTCTTAGAAACGATGCAACAAAAGACGAGAAATTACGCTAAAAGACAAGTAACGTGGTTTTCGCATAAAATGATTCCTGATATTATAGTTAAAGTTTAATATAGAAAATCACATAAGAACTAAATGTGCAGCAAATCACTTTTTTTAAAATAACCTATCTTAGAAGCAATTCAGGAGTAATTGCAACTTTATAAAGAATAATGTGCTAGGAATTTTATCAAAATATCAGTTAAATGGGAAAGCTTATTTTTTTATACTAATCCCTTGAAAGTTATAAGCTTCTCTACAGCTCCTCCACTTTCTTAGTACCAGCAGTACGATGGATAACTCTGCCCTTTCTTAAATCATACGGACTTATCTCAACAGTAACTCTATCGCCTACTAATATTTTAATTCTATTTTTTCTCATTTTCCCAGAAGTATAAGCAATAATTTGATGCTGATTATCCAACTCCACTCTAAACATAGCATTTGGCAAAAGCTCTATAACTTTACCATACATTTCTATCATATCATCCTTACTCATCTAGGTATGCACATAAAATAGTTTATAAAATCGAAGAAAAGTGGTACGCCTAAAAGGATTTGAACCTTCGACCTTTACCTCCGGAGGGTAACGCTCTATCCACTGAGCTACAGGCGCATAAAACACCATTATTGCCGTGAAAAGAGTGATTTTGTACGCAACATCATCAACTTAAGATGAAAGTTCAGGTAATTGCTCACCCTCTTTAAGGGTTACTACAGCTTTTTTATAACCAGACACCACTCCCTTTCTACCACGAAACACTCTTACAGAAGGCTTCACGTTAATGATATTTACCTTATCTACGCTTGCATTTAAGAATTTCTCTACGGCTTTTTGTACAAGCAACTTGGTTGCGTCTTTAGAAACAACAAAAGTATATTTTCTTTTGTCTTTTTCTCCTGTCTTCGAACTCACTTTCATATTTTTCAGTAGTTCAGTTTTCTCTGAGAATCTCACGCTTTTTATGACGTCATATAAGCTATTTATCGGCATATTTGATGTATTTTAGCACATAATATCTCACGTAGGGTACACGCAAAGTTGCTATTTCGCAATTAGTATTTACTTATATGCATGTCATGTATACCATTTGCAAAAAATTTCATTTAGATATGGATAAAAAATTTTTTGCTGTACTGCTACTCTGTATATCTCTTTTGATTGGGTGGCAGATATTCGTGGTACCGTTCTTTATCAAAGATTCCGAAAAGCAGGAAGCATTAGCAAGAAAGTATGAATACCTAGAACAATCTGTAGATCTTACGGAGGATACAACTTTACAAAACGTGAATCTTATTGACATAGAGAATGATTTGATAAGAGTTCGTATTAATCCCTTAGGTGTAATATTACATGAAGTAAACTTAAAGAAATTCTCCGATCACAATGGAGAAGCGGTAGACCTCTTATATAACAAGCATAATTCTCCACAAAACTATAAATGTATTTTTGGACTTCATAGTACTTCTTCTGAACAGTTACCTGAAGATTTTTACCCTTCCGCTCAAAGTAATTGGAATCTTTATAAAGCTACTAGAGATAGTGCTACCTTAGAATTTCAAAATAAGTATGGAGTGAAATTTTATATATCGTTTGAAATAGGAGAAAATTATGTTTTGTCTGTCAAATACTGGTTTGATGGAAAGTTTCCTATAAAAATTACCACTTATCCTTCTGTAAAAATTCAAAAAAATACTAAAGAATATCAGTACTCCATAATGTACTTTAAAAATGATAAGCTGTATGAAATAGGACAATCAGATGATGAAAGGTTGGCCGCTAACGATATTAAATGGCTTGGTATTGGGGAGAAATATTGGCTATTAGCTACTTTTTTTCACCAAACCAGTAGTATGAAATTTATCGCTAAATCGGTAGAAGTAGAAGGAACAAAATTAATAGGCTATAGAGTGATGATGAGAGCAAATAATGCACTGTCATTAGGGGAAAAATCTGAAATATTATTATTCATGGGACCTAAACAACACTCAATAGTGCAACAATGCGAAGAAAAGTATTCTCTAACACTTTTTCGTAAAAATATGGATTTCGGAGTACTATACTTCATAGTAGTACCGATATACACATTACTTATGGAGATCAATAAATTAACCAATAATTTTGGAGTGTCCATTATATTGCTTACAATTATCATTAAAACTTTGCTAGCTCCTATTGCATATTCTGGAGCAAAAAATACTAGGAAAATCAGTCTTATTACTCCAGAGATAGAAAAGATTAAACAACAGTATGGAAATGATAAGATAGCGGCACATAATGCTACGATGACGTTATATAAGCGTTATAAAATAAAGCCACTGCGTACACTACTGATGCTTTTAATACAGCTTCCAATCTTTTTCTCGTTATATAAGATCTTCTCGATAGCGATAGAAATGCGACATGCCCCATTTGCTTTTTGGATTACTGATTTATCGATTCCAGATCCTAGTAACATCTTTAATTTATTCGGGTTACTTAATATATCACTCCCAAGTATACTGAATTTAAATTTACTGTCTTTGCTTATGGCAGGTACGTTATTTATACAACAAAAAGTACAGATGCATGGCGTACCTCAAAGCCCTGAGCACAGTTTAGCATTTAAAATAATGCCTGTTATAATGCTATTCGTATCGCTTTCATTTCCTTCGGGATTAATGATATATTGGATTACTAGTAACGTATTTTCCATAGTGCAACAGTTTTATATGCGTTATGCATTGAATAATATAAAGTTATAAATGGGCAAGACACTACTAAAAAAGAGAGAAATACTTGAAGTATTCGAAATACTTCATTCTTCTATTTTTAAGCCGCAAATAGAACTTAACTACTATAATCCGTTCTCACTTTTAGTAGCTGTAATATTATCTGCACAGAGCACCGATATAATGGTTAATAAAGTGACAGATAAATTATTTAGCGTAGCTAAAACTCCTAAAGAATTTATAGAATTAGGAGTAGAAAATCTGAAACAGTATATTAAATCTATCAACTACTTTAATGTTAAAGCAAAGCATATTATCGAATGTGCAGTATTACTCCTAAATAGAGATATGCCTGATACTCTCGAAGAACTCATCAAACTTCCAGGTATTGGTAGAAAGTCAGCTAATGTAATACTCAATGTAATATTTCATAAAAATACAATAGCAGTCGATACTCATGTTTTTAGAGTTTCTAATAGAGTTGGACTTTGTAATACACAAAAACCACTTCAAACTGAACTTATATTAGAAAAGGTAATACCAAAGCATTTTTTAAAAGTAGCTCATCACCTTTTAGTGTTACACGGAAGGTATATATGCAAGGCAAAAAAGCCGTTATGTGCAGAATGTAAAATTAATAAGCTATGCAAATTTTTGAAGATATGAATGTACAGTAAAGTACTTATTTTGCTCTTTTCTTATTCTTCTTTTTCCTTCACGTATATTATATATTAATAACTTTTATTCATATCATTAAAAAAACTCTCAGTAATAGGTTTTTTATTATTAATAATAAAATCTTAATAATTTGGTATTATGGCACGATCAAAGAAAAATTATAAATTAAAACAAGCATACAATTTTTAACGTATAAGTTTCGAAAAATGAAGATTCATAAAATATATACGCCAAAGCCATTTGTGAAATGGGCAGGAGGAAAAAGAATGATATTAAATGAACTTCTTGCCACTCTACCAAAAAAGATAAATAACTATTACGAGCCTTTTATAGGAGGTGGTGCTTTATTTTTTCAGATTTATAAAATAGCAAAATATTCTTATCTTTCAGATTTAAATTTTTTCCTTATTGATACATATAATACAATAAAAAATGACGTAACAACACTTATTGAAAAATTGCAATATCATGAAGTAAATCACACTAGAGAATATTATTATGAAATTAGAAAGAACTTTCAGTATTCAGATAATTTGATAAAGCATTCTGCTGAATTTATATATCTTATGAAAACATGCTATAATGGACTTTATAGAGTGAATAAGGATAATAGATTCAACACTCCTATTGGAAATTATAAAAAGCCTAATATTTGTGATAGTACAAATTTAGTAGCAGTTGCGAAAGCACTTAAAATGACCGATATTCGGTGTCAAGATTTTGAATGTATAAAACCTAAAAAAGATGATTTCGTCTATTTTGACCCTCCATATAACCCTATCCAAAATAACTCTTTTGTGAAATATACTGAACATGGATTTCATGAACAAGAACAGGTCAGACTTAGGGATTTTGCAGTAATGCTTGGAAATAAAGGTGTTAATGTGATGATTTCTAATTCTGATACCACTCTTATTAAAGAGCTTTATTCCAATTTTAAAAGTCGGAAAATTTCAGCACCGAGAATGATAAATTGTAAAACAAATGGTAGAAAATCAGTATTTGAAGTGTTAATAACAAACTATTAGATTTGTTTTTATTTATTATCATTTTGTTATAAAAATTTTCCATCTTTTCCTTTTGTTCTGTTTATAGAACTAATTCTTGAAAGAAAACTTCTATCAGACGGTATTATTCTACCTAAAATACTTTTAGCTCGTTTACTTATTGGAGCATTTATTACCATCGTATTACTTTTATCTCTTACCTCTTTACTCTTTATTTGCTCATATAATTTCTTTTTCAAATTACTATATTCATCACTTTCAATTACCTTTACTAAGGAATCATCAGTAGCACACTTAAAATCTAAGATAAGTTTACGCTCTTGTTTTTCAGCATCCAATTCTTTTAATGATGCTTCGTATATCAATTCCAGATTCTTAACTTCCGCCCTCTCCTCAAGAGTTATGCTATTTCGTAATTTATCAAATGCTATTTTTCGTTCTTTTTTATCTGTAGGTAATTTTTCTAATAATTTAAATAAACGTTCTGCACAATTTGAGATTGCTACAAATTTGGTATTTAAAGGCTCTTTAACTTCTTTTTCAGAATTCTCCAATAAAATAAGTTGTTCCTTAAAATTCTCTAATTTTTCTTCTAACTCTTGAATCTTTTCTGCAACTGCAAGAACTGCTTTTGCTTCTTTTATTGTATTAATTTCAGATTTTGATAATTCTCCTTGCATTTTTTTTATTTTTTTAAGATTTTGTACAAGATATAAATCCTTGATAATTTTCGAATTTTCTGCAGGTTTAATATCTTTCACAAGTTTCTCATTTCGTTGTAACCACTGTTGCATTTCCAATATTTGTGTTTTTTTATAACGATCAACATATGTTTTATTATTAAAAGTAGCAATTTCCTCTTGTAATTTTGTTATTTTATAGGATAAGTCAGATATTTCAGTATTTTCCGACAATTTTTTGAATTTCTGTGTTATCTCACTTTTCTTAGAATTAATTTCATTTTCTATTTTCTCTAACGTATCACCAGTTATTTCTTCTTGGTTATTTAAAGCCAAAATCCCTCTAAGTTTAGATATCTCGTTTTCTATTCCTTTTATTGTATCAATATCTCTTTCTTTTTCTAATAGAGATGTAATTATCTTGGAATTGTCATCCAATATTTTCTCATTTGCTTTTAAAATTGGTTTATATAAAGCTGCCCTCTTTGCTATTTCTAAAAATTCAGAAGAATGTTTTATATATTCTACCACACCTTTATCATGCCGTTTTGTATCGAGCTGATTTCTAACACTATCATTCCATATCTGTTTTAAAGTTTCGTAACCACTTCCGTCTTTAATTGCATTTCTAAAAGATTGTATTGCATCCTTCTGAGATGAAGTCAAATTTTCTATAACGCTCAGTATCGCATTATCTGCTTTAGATTTTGCAAATTCCATATCTTGAATATCTTTTTTCTCTCTTTCCTCTAATACCGCAACAACTTCTTTAGCTTCTTCTAATCTCATCATAGCTATCCTAAGAATTTCATTTTTTTCGGTAGCTGCATTTTCTAAACTATCTCTCTTTTTTAATAAATCTAAAAATATTTTTCTTTCATTCTGAACTTTT
Coding sequences:
- the gltX gene encoding glutamate--tRNA ligase; this translates as MIITRFAPSPSGYLHIGSARTALFNWITSRKNGGKFLLRIEDTDSQRTKEDAVDSILDSMSWLGITWDDKTVFQSLNKVRHQEVAYSLVENGAAYYCYMSKEEIDNFHQLHPTKKLISPWSVAVPPPPIEGRNPVIRLRVSGCIDNNAEHVSFIDSVRGKLTVARSELDDMILLRSDGTPTYMLAVVVDDHDMEINHIIRGDDHISNTFRQILIYNGMKWDVPKYTHIPLIHDMDGQKLSKRKGAVSVEEYKKMGYLPETLRNYLIRLGWGGDGTTEIADISVLLSKFSIDEISKSPSRFDIAKLRNINLHYIRNSSSEYLFNSCIEMLRIHDTKSILINNEVYISKLKLVINCRELIDRFCTLEELVLFVERYILPSNKDIVIHSTENGDNLGDSTILQEFLVLLQDDSSEQISLNEIKTILESLFAIAVSLGMQKGALMQCIRRSLMFGESHGPDVKLIASFLERNEIINRVQNYLIAINR
- a CDS encoding MJ0042-type zinc finger domain-containing protein — its product is MSNIRCDNCGAVFRMPEGALLTDHPRFVRCSICEHEWLAEASDLIPELIGQYDTIHSVENAGYVEGENYLRTKKVIFNIICCFLVLFLLINIFILFFISKAELIGSTFPFARAIYENLGLEFWS
- a CDS encoding beta-ketoacyl-ACP synthase III, which translates into the protein MFLSILNVSSYLPTRCVTNADIIANIDSSDEWIKSRTGIAQRYIANGEDETTTLMSYNACKKLFEGVTSISPNDINCIVVATTTQDSSFPSTANMLQNKLGIQNGKCFSFDLQAACSGFTYGMHVINGLHMLHRRSSTSPFRALLIGADIMSRLVDWSDRNTCILFGDGASAVLLSDNIADFSHISENAGIIGTNIIANTNEVGSLFVETPLGNGKLRMNGKEVFKKAISGMVQMATSLIEKNSIALTDINWFIPHQANIRIINNVADILGVSIDKFITTIEKHANTSASSIPLALEDAINSGKLQRGDLVMLLSAGAGMTFGGVIMRY
- a CDS encoding tRNA (adenosine(37)-N6)-dimethylallyltransferase, which codes for MKKDIVNGMKFRFASHNTTTMMCTIDHAVRYLHAAAKNKETVLFIYGETCSGKSDFAMKLANIFPACIINGDSTQVYQEVDVLTDQPLNSTKNIKPHYLYGFYDVLSKKRFCVADWFYMALEEISHASENNITPIVVGGTGLYMYVLFHGLLSKDGEVKKIIHKGLKDCYKKVICVWLHPDRRFLYEKINYRTSNILHNGAIKEVENIMEKAHKIHFPLEDIPRIIGLHDVMQHIKGDLPYPQLLETMQQKTRNYAKRQVTWFSHKMIPDIIVKV
- the infA gene encoding translation initiation factor IF-1 encodes the protein MSKDDMIEMYGKVIELLPNAMFRVELDNQHQIIAYTSGKMRKNRIKILVGDRVTVEISPYDLRKGRVIHRTAGTKKVEEL
- the rplW gene encoding 50S ribosomal protein L23; translated protein: MPINSLYDVIKSVRFSEKTELLKNMKVSSKTGEKDKRKYTFVVSKDATKLLVQKAVEKFLNASVDKVNIINVKPSVRVFRGRKGVVSGYKKAVVTLKEGEQLPELSS
- the yidC gene encoding membrane protein insertase YidC — encoded protein: MDKKFFAVLLLCISLLIGWQIFVVPFFIKDSEKQEALARKYEYLEQSVDLTEDTTLQNVNLIDIENDLIRVRINPLGVILHEVNLKKFSDHNGEAVDLLYNKHNSPQNYKCIFGLHSTSSEQLPEDFYPSAQSNWNLYKATRDSATLEFQNKYGVKFYISFEIGENYVLSVKYWFDGKFPIKITTYPSVKIQKNTKEYQYSIMYFKNDKLYEIGQSDDERLAANDIKWLGIGEKYWLLATFFHQTSSMKFIAKSVEVEGTKLIGYRVMMRANNALSLGEKSEILLFMGPKQHSIVQQCEEKYSLTLFRKNMDFGVLYFIVVPIYTLLMEINKLTNNFGVSIILLTIIIKTLLAPIAYSGAKNTRKISLITPEIEKIKQQYGNDKIAAHNATMTLYKRYKIKPLRTLLMLLIQLPIFFSLYKIFSIAIEMRHAPFAFWITDLSIPDPSNIFNLFGLLNISLPSILNLNLLSLLMAGTLFIQQKVQMHGVPQSPEHSLAFKIMPVIMLFVSLSFPSGLMIYWITSNVFSIVQQFYMRYALNNIKL
- the nth gene encoding endonuclease III, with translation MGKTLLKKREILEVFEILHSSIFKPQIELNYYNPFSLLVAVILSAQSTDIMVNKVTDKLFSVAKTPKEFIELGVENLKQYIKSINYFNVKAKHIIECAVLLLNRDMPDTLEELIKLPGIGRKSANVILNVIFHKNTIAVDTHVFRVSNRVGLCNTQKPLQTELILEKVIPKHFLKVAHHLLVLHGRYICKAKKPLCAECKINKLCKFLKI
- a CDS encoding DNA adenine methylase; translation: MKIHKIYTPKPFVKWAGGKRMILNELLATLPKKINNYYEPFIGGGALFFQIYKIAKYSYLSDLNFFLIDTYNTIKNDVTTLIEKLQYHEVNHTREYYYEIRKNFQYSDNLIKHSAEFIYLMKTCYNGLYRVNKDNRFNTPIGNYKKPNICDSTNLVAVAKALKMTDIRCQDFECIKPKKDDFVYFDPPYNPIQNNSFVKYTEHGFHEQEQVRLRDFAVMLGNKGVNVMISNSDTTLIKELYSNFKSRKISAPRMINCKTNGRKSVFEVLITNY